In one Rutidosis leptorrhynchoides isolate AG116_Rl617_1_P2 chromosome 8, CSIRO_AGI_Rlap_v1, whole genome shotgun sequence genomic region, the following are encoded:
- the LOC139862631 gene encoding uncharacterized protein: MGRKLDALLGRKFKTSKFKATLNLAVSRVTILKNQRQARIAVARSDIVQLLNLDHHEHALLRVDQVIKEQNMLDVYVMVDGYCHLLLQMVHLIEQQKECPDELKEAASSLLYAAPRCGEFPELQEIRAILTARYGKDFAYGAIELRNNCGVSTRMIQKLSPRQSGLEARMKILQEIASETGVVLKLESQFPVVTQDELVVEHKQNEQTNSEIENNLDDEFVEVMSFSGSKKGRKKYRDVEDAAQAAFESAAYAAEAARAAVELSRARSFDSDNHNPDSPNSRPRKVLDSKSKVPLRNLKKHESESESESESEGEQEVTNVEKNEKSMNNTKENEVVFDESENEIEEEEQTVVFLSSKELDFDPGNVEPFGEGSKKVQQLDFTKRPISVRTKRVYGR, from the exons ATGGGAAGAAAGCTTGATGCTCTTCTTGGCCGGAAATTTAAAACCTCTAAATTCAAAGCCACCCTGAATCTTGCTGTTTCTCGTGTTACCATCCTTAAAAACCAACGTCAAGCTCGTATCGCTGTCGCTCGCTCTGATATCGTACAACTTCTCAACCTCGATCATCATGAACACGCTCTTCTTCGG GTTGATCAAGTGATCAAGGAGCAAAACATGTTAGATGTATATGTAATGGTGGATGGCTACTGTCACTTACTTTTACAAATGGTCCATCTCATAGAACAACAAAA GGAATGCCCAGATGAACTGAAAGAAGCAGCATCAAGTTTGCTATATGCAGCTCCAAGATGTGGAGAATTCCCTGAACTTCAAGAAATTCGTGCGATTCTCACAGCTCGTTATGGGAAAGATTTTGCTTATGGTGCTATTGAGTTACGTAACAATTGTGGAGTTAGTACAAGA ATGATACAAAAGCTATCACCACGACAATCGGGCCTAGAGGCCCGAATGAAGATCCTACAAGAAATAGCTTCAGAAACCGGTGTTGTGCTGAAACTGGAGAGTCAATTTCCAGTTGTTACACAG GATGAATTGGTTGTTGAGCACAAACAGAATGAACAAACAAATAGTGAGATTGAAAataatttggatgatgaatttgttGAAGTTATGAGTTTTTCGGGGTCTAAAAAGGGGAGGAAAAAATATAGGGATGTGGAAGATGCGGCACAAGCTGCGTTTGAGTCAGCAGCGTATGCAGCGGAGGCCGCCAGGGCTGCTGTTGAGCTTTCTCGAGCTCGATCTTTTGATTCTGATAATCACAATCCCGATAGTCCGAATTCTAGACCAAGAAAAGTACTCGATTCAAAATCAAAAGTCCCATTGAGAAATCTGAAAAAACATGAATCTGAATCTGAATCCGAATCCGAATCAGAAGGTGAACAGGAGGTGACTAATGTGGAGAAAAATGAAAAATCAATGAATAACACGAAAGAAAATGAAGTGGTGTTCGATGAAAGTGAGAATGAGATTGAAGAAGAAGAACAAACTGTTGTTTTTCTGTCATCAAAAGAACTAGATTTTGATCCTGGAAATGTTGAACCGTTTGGCGAAGGGTCGAAGAAGGTGCAACAACTGGATTTCACGAAAAGGCCGATTTCTGTGAGGACTAAACGAGTGTATGGAAGATAG